In Candidatus Desulfofervidus auxilii, one genomic interval encodes:
- a CDS encoding DUF333 domain-containing protein, which translates to MNRQILIMRFWIFLFAIIYIFKGNDFAFALKNPAAVYCEALGYEYITFYEEKGIRGACKLPNNPVDAWDFLKGKVAQEYSYCVRQGYEMKTIKDAKKCASVYLDECAVCVLEDGTEVEVTELMGLNFAETACGDGTCGLPENYANCPEDCPSGGWDGYCDKVKDGIIDPDCKEGEDPDEQPAITGDLDGDGDVDRDDLNILLADRNKTINDSACGEACDLDGDGVITVLDARKLVLLCTRPRCATE; encoded by the coding sequence GTGAATAGGCAAATTTTAATAATGAGGTTTTGGATATTTTTATTTGCTATCATATATATATTCAAGGGAAATGATTTTGCCTTTGCACTGAAGAATCCTGCAGCAGTTTATTGTGAGGCGCTTGGTTATGAATATATAACATTCTATGAAGAAAAAGGAATAAGAGGAGCATGCAAGCTTCCGAATAATCCTGTTGATGCATGGGATTTCCTAAAAGGGAAGGTTGCTCAAGAGTATAGTTATTGTGTAAGACAAGGATATGAAATGAAGACGATAAAAGATGCTAAAAAGTGCGCAAGTGTTTATTTAGATGAATGTGCTGTTTGTGTATTGGAAGATGGCACAGAAGTAGAGGTTACTGAACTGATGGGGTTGAACTTTGCAGAAACTGCATGCGGAGATGGAACATGTGGTCTTCCTGAAAATTACGCAAACTGCCCAGAGGATTGTCCTTCTGGGGGATGGGATGGTTATTGTGATAAAGTAAAAGATGGAATCATTGACCCAGATTGTAAAGAAGGAGAAGACCCTGATGAACAGCCTGCAATTACAGGTGATCTTGATGGCGATGGTGATGTGGATAGAGATGATTTAAATATATTGCTTGCAGATAGAAATAAAACTATTAATGATAGTGCCTGTGGAGAGGCATGTGATTTAGATGGCGATGGAGTAATCACAGTGCTTGATGCTAGGAAGCTTGTTCTCCTTTGTACTAGGCCAAGGTGTGCGACGGAGTGA
- a CDS encoding DUF1566 domain-containing protein, translating to MFKLKWIIILIIFILLWPIISVAQKWAKTLGGKDIDSACSVQQTTDGGFIVAGTTNSFGAGNSDFWVLKLDAGGNVQWQKTYGGAESDYPSSIEQTTDGGFIVAGTTNSFGAGKGDFWVLKLDAGGNVQWQKTYGGAGRDGGEVIIHQTMNDSSADGYILAGTTWSLGASDDGDFWILKLDNDGNIEWQKAFDSNNPPGDILNSIQQIDDDGDGRKDDGYIVAGYTQSRNGDFWLLRLNRDGDVIWQKAYGLYDYNEVIDLSPHVDQAADGGFIVAGSPFGRGFVWTLKLNSLGDIQWMKGYGGAAFVTDIQLTSDRGYIMVGTIAGYSWILKLDESGNILWGNTYGNPEWWMDRTRDTLSSIKQTSDGGYITVGSTESLGMGSKDLWVLKLDASGNTPYCPAIFGHIGRVWDVTHPGRVQIDTSAIVTETSISPGITSVTPLDTDAHEGSGCNIVAQKSLIKLPQTGQITSYYPGDDGSMRKGVAWPSPRFIDNGDGTITDNLTGLMWLKDANCAGTIGLNEEYNGRMTWESTFEFVGGINNGTYNISACASYTASYTDWRVPNIVELESLINTEVGDQGEWLESQGFVNVRSVFIAPDDYPTYWSSTTDANNWLYAWPVWMDDGRVFTVAEGPRKSGYRYVWPVRAGQGHYPDPAYPANLWKTGQKASYYGDDPNTTIDEGKDDGGLKRGVYWPLHRFTDKGDGTVMDNLTGLMWLKDADCFGARRWEEALDIVADFNTNPTNYDCVDYDESAAPYDDWRLPNRKELFSLIDASQYNPALPQRHPFTNADWTRIDFWTSTTHARYTNHAWYISMRYGQMGHKPKTTVWGSHVWLVRTFDEDNDGICDKWERDNFGGLTTADETTDFDGDGLLDIDEYRRGTNPADTDTDNDHCEDNIDPNPAAYSEDPDGDGLGSDCDNCPRIKNTNSSSVITCDPNGDGFLSDREIALCEQADRDGDGVGDACDVCPDLVNPRQVDSDGDRVGDLCDNCPNVKNGDTSFFDISVTCRDINEDGIIDLPEMALCDQADTDEDGIGDACDFCDAETLPARFDWRNYRGTNWMTPVKDQESCGSCWAFAVIGSVEAKYNIESDVVHILDLSEQTLVSPCFWWGTCAGGFPWAAFDFIRDEGVPDEACFPYRSWDISWCWDRCDDWRERAWQIDGHTTISGNVEALKRELVCNGPIVSCGGPSWAPWDWPEWHCIVIVGWNDNENSWIIKNSWGIGWVDHGYGLIPYDHEWTNWADKWYPFGIHRR from the coding sequence ATGTTTAAATTAAAATGGATTATAATTCTCATAATATTTATCTTGTTGTGGCCTATTATTTCTGTTGCACAAAAGTGGGCAAAGACTCTTGGCGGTAAAGACATTGACAGTGCTTGTTCTGTTCAGCAGACCACAGATGGTGGCTTTATTGTGGCAGGCACAACTAATTCCTTTGGAGCTGGCAATAGTGATTTTTGGGTATTGAAACTTGATGCAGGTGGTAATGTTCAGTGGCAAAAAACCTATGGTGGTGCTGAATCGGATTATCCCTCTTCCATTGAGCAGACCACAGATGGTGGTTTTATTGTGGCAGGCACAACTAATTCCTTTGGAGCTGGCAAAGGTGATTTTTGGGTATTAAAGCTTGATGCAGGTGGTAATGTTCAGTGGCAAAAAACATATGGTGGTGCTGGAAGAGATGGTGGTGAGGTAATTATCCATCAAACCATGAATGATTCTTCTGCAGACGGTTATATCTTGGCTGGTACCACATGGTCCTTGGGTGCAAGTGATGATGGCGATTTTTGGATACTAAAGCTTGATAATGATGGCAATATTGAATGGCAGAAGGCTTTTGATAGTAATAATCCCCCAGGCGATATTTTAAACTCTATCCAGCAGATTGATGATGATGGAGATGGAAGAAAGGACGATGGCTATATTGTAGCAGGCTATACTCAATCACGCAATGGTGACTTTTGGCTATTGAGGCTTAATAGAGATGGAGATGTTATATGGCAGAAGGCTTATGGACTTTATGATTATAATGAAGTTATTGATTTAAGCCCCCATGTTGATCAGGCCGCAGATGGTGGTTTTATTGTGGCTGGTTCGCCTTTTGGCCGTGGCTTTGTCTGGACATTAAAGCTTAACTCTCTTGGTGATATCCAGTGGATGAAGGGATATGGAGGAGCTGCTTTTGTCACTGATATTCAGCTGACTTCAGACAGGGGTTACATTATGGTAGGTACTATAGCAGGTTATTCATGGATACTAAAGCTTGATGAATCTGGTAATATCCTTTGGGGAAATACTTATGGAAATCCTGAGTGGTGGATGGATAGAACCCGTGATACCCTCTCTTCTATCAAGCAGACCTCAGATGGCGGTTATATCACAGTAGGTTCCACTGAATCCCTTGGCATGGGAAGTAAGGATCTGTGGGTATTAAAACTTGATGCAAGCGGAAATACCCCTTATTGTCCAGCTATATTTGGACATATTGGGAGAGTGTGGGATGTTACTCACCCTGGCCGTGTACAAATAGATACCTCAGCGATAGTAACAGAAACCAGTATATCCCCAGGAATAACCTCTGTAACACCCCTAGACACTGATGCACATGAAGGCTCAGGGTGTAATATTGTTGCCCAAAAAAGTCTTATAAAACTGCCACAGACAGGACAAATTACAAGTTATTACCCTGGAGATGATGGAAGTATGAGAAAGGGGGTTGCCTGGCCATCACCTAGGTTTATAGACAATGGAGATGGCACCATTACAGACAATCTTACAGGACTTATGTGGCTTAAAGATGCAAATTGTGCAGGTACAATAGGGCTCAATGAAGAATATAATGGCAGGATGACCTGGGAATCTACCTTTGAATTTGTAGGGGGAATAAACAATGGGACCTATAATATTTCAGCCTGTGCCTCTTATACAGCAAGTTATACAGACTGGAGAGTGCCTAATATCGTTGAGCTTGAAAGCCTCATAAATACAGAAGTAGGTGATCAGGGGGAATGGCTGGAGAGTCAGGGATTTGTAAACGTGCGATCTGTATTTATCGCTCCTGATGATTATCCCACTTACTGGTCTTCTACTACAGATGCTAATAATTGGCTATATGCTTGGCCTGTGTGGATGGATGATGGAAGAGTTTTTACAGTAGCCGAAGGCCCTCGCAAGTCTGGCTACCGTTATGTCTGGCCTGTGCGGGCTGGGCAGGGGCACTATCCTGATCCTGCTTATCCCGCAAACCTTTGGAAGACAGGCCAAAAGGCATCATATTATGGTGATGACCCTAATACAACAATTGATGAGGGAAAAGATGATGGTGGCTTAAAAAGAGGGGTTTACTGGCCGTTGCATAGGTTCACTGACAAAGGAGACGGCACAGTGATGGATAATTTAACAGGACTTATGTGGCTTAAGGATGCAGACTGCTTTGGCGCTAGACGATGGGAAGAGGCCCTTGATATAGTAGCTGATTTTAATACTAATCCAACCAATTATGATTGTGTGGACTATGATGAAAGCGCTGCTCCCTATGATGACTGGCGTCTCCCAAATCGTAAGGAGTTATTCAGTCTGATAGATGCTTCACAATATAATCCAGCCCTGCCACAACGACATCCATTTACCAATGCTGACTGGACACGTATAGATTTCTGGACATCTACTACCCATGCCAGATACACGAATCATGCCTGGTACATCTCTATGAGATATGGACAGATGGGGCATAAACCAAAGACAACTGTTTGGGGCAGTCATGTTTGGCTAGTGCGTACATTTGATGAAGACAATGATGGTATATGTGACAAATGGGAAAGAGATAATTTTGGAGGCCTTACTACCGCAGATGAGACAACGGACTTTGATGGTGATGGATTACTTGATATAGATGAATATAGAAGAGGTACCAATCCAGCTGATACAGATACTGATAATGACCATTGTGAGGATAACATTGACCCCAACCCTGCTGCTTACAGCGAAGATCCAGATGGTGATGGGCTTGGTTCAGATTGTGATAACTGCCCTAGAATAAAAAATACAAATTCTTCATCTGTCATAACCTGTGATCCCAATGGAGATGGATTTTTGAGTGATAGAGAAATTGCTCTATGTGAACAGGCAGACAGAGATGGAGATGGTGTAGGTGATGCCTGTGATGTTTGTCCTGATCTTGTTAATCCAAGACAGGTAGATTCAGATGGTGATAGGGTAGGAGACCTGTGTGACAATTGCCCAAATGTAAAGAATGGAGATACTTCATTTTTTGACATTTCGGTGACATGTAGGGATATAAATGAAGATGGAATTATAGACCTTCCTGAGATGGCCTTATGTGATCAAGCTGATACAGATGAAGATGGCATAGGTGATGCCTGTGATTTCTGTGATGCTGAGACATTGCCTGCTCGTTTTGATTGGAGAAACTATAGGGGCACAAACTGGATGACCCCTGTCAAGGACCAGGAAAGTTGTGGCTCTTGTTGGGCATTTGCAGTCATTGGATCTGTTGAGGCAAAATATAATATTGAAAGCGATGTAGTCCATATATTGGACCTTTCAGAGCAGACTCTTGTTTCTCCTTGCTTTTGGTGGGGTACTTGTGCGGGCGGCTTTCCATGGGCTGCGTTTGATTTCATAAGAGACGAGGGGGTGCCGGATGAGGCATGTTTTCCATACCGGTCATGGGACATATCTTGGTGCTGGGATAGATGTGATGATTGGAGAGAAAGGGCATGGCAGATAGATGGGCATACTACAATCTCAGGTAATGTTGAAGCGTTAAAGAGGGAGCTGGTCTGCAATGGTCCAATTGTTTCATGTGGAGGCCCAAGCTGGGCGCCTTGGGACTGGCCTGAGTGGCACTGCATAGTCATTGTAGGCTGGAATGATAATGAAAATTCTTGGATAATCAAGAATAGCTGGGGTATTGGCTGGGTAGATCATGGCTATGGATTGATACCCTATGATCATGAATGGACTAACTGGGCAGACAAGTGGTATCCATTTGGCATACATAGGCGTTAG